One part of the Streptomyces ferrugineus genome encodes these proteins:
- the pta gene encoding phosphate acetyltransferase, whose protein sequence is MTRSVYVTGIDRGDGRQVVELGVMELLTRQVDRVGVFRPLVHHSPDRLFELLRARYRLSQDPATVYGMDYHEASALQAERGTDELVSTLVDRFHAVTRDYDVVLVLGTDYADTQLPDELSLNARLANEFGASVIPVVGGRKQNTESVLAETRNAYRAYETLGCDVLAMVTNRVARADRDEIAERLDSRLPVPCYVVPDELALSAPTVSQIAQSLDAKVLLGDDSGLARDALDFVFGGAMLPNFLSALTPGCLVVTPGDRADLVVGSLAAHSAGTPPIAGVLLTLDERPGDEILTLAGRLAPGTPVLSVPGYSFPTAEQLFALEGKLNAATPRKAETALGLFERYVDTGELLKRVSAPSTDRVTPMMFEHKLLEQARSDMRRIVLPEGTEPRVLHAAEVLLRRNVCALTLLGPADRIRKKAADLGIDLGDAQLIDPATSELRDAFAEQYARFRAHKGVTVELAYDVVSDVNYFGTLMVQEGLADGMVSGSVHSTAATIRPAFEIIKTKPDADIVSSVFFMCLADRVLVYGDCAVNPDPNAEQLADIAIQSAATAQGFGVEPRIAMLSYSTGTSGTGADVDKVREATELVRARRPDLKIEGPIQYDAAVEPSVAATKLPESEVAGQATVLIFPDLNTGNNTYKAVQRSAGAIAVGPVLQGLRKPVNDLSRGALVQDIVTTVAITAIQAQSPSQKVSQQ, encoded by the coding sequence GTGACGCGCAGCGTGTACGTGACCGGCATCGACCGCGGCGACGGCCGCCAGGTCGTCGAACTGGGGGTCATGGAGCTTCTGACCCGGCAGGTCGACCGGGTGGGGGTGTTCCGGCCGCTGGTCCATCACTCGCCCGACCGCCTGTTCGAGCTGCTGCGCGCCCGCTATCGCCTCTCCCAGGACCCGGCGACGGTCTACGGCATGGACTACCACGAGGCGTCCGCCCTCCAGGCCGAGCGTGGCACGGACGAGCTGGTGTCCACCCTCGTCGACCGCTTCCACGCCGTCACCCGCGACTACGACGTCGTCCTCGTCCTCGGCACCGACTACGCCGACACCCAGCTCCCGGACGAGCTGTCGCTCAACGCCCGGCTCGCCAACGAGTTCGGCGCGTCCGTGATACCCGTCGTGGGCGGGCGCAAGCAGAACACCGAGTCGGTGCTCGCCGAGACGCGCAACGCCTACCGGGCGTACGAGACCCTGGGCTGCGACGTGCTCGCCATGGTCACCAACCGGGTCGCCCGGGCCGACCGGGACGAGATCGCCGAGCGGCTCGACTCACGGCTGCCGGTGCCCTGTTACGTCGTCCCGGACGAGCTCGCCCTGTCCGCGCCGACGGTCTCGCAGATCGCCCAGTCCCTGGACGCGAAGGTCCTGCTCGGCGACGACTCCGGGCTCGCGCGCGACGCGCTGGACTTCGTGTTCGGCGGCGCGATGCTGCCGAACTTCCTGAGCGCCCTGACCCCGGGCTGCCTGGTCGTCACCCCGGGCGACCGCGCCGACCTGGTCGTCGGCTCGCTGGCCGCGCACAGCGCCGGCACCCCGCCGATCGCCGGTGTGCTGCTCACCCTGGACGAGCGCCCCGGCGACGAGATCCTCACCCTCGCCGGCCGTCTCGCCCCGGGCACCCCGGTGCTGTCGGTGCCGGGCTACAGCTTCCCCACCGCCGAGCAGCTGTTCGCCCTGGAGGGGAAGTTGAACGCGGCCACCCCGCGCAAGGCGGAGACGGCGCTCGGCCTGTTCGAGCGGTACGTCGACACCGGCGAGCTGCTGAAGCGGGTCTCGGCGCCGAGCACCGACCGGGTCACGCCGATGATGTTCGAGCACAAACTGCTGGAGCAGGCCCGCTCGGACATGCGCCGCATCGTGCTGCCCGAGGGCACCGAGCCGCGCGTCCTGCACGCGGCGGAGGTGCTGCTGCGGCGCAACGTCTGCGCCCTCACGCTCCTGGGCCCCGCCGACCGGATCCGCAAGAAGGCCGCCGACCTCGGTATCGACCTGGGCGACGCCCAGCTCATCGACCCGGCGACCAGCGAGCTGCGCGACGCCTTCGCCGAGCAGTACGCCCGGTTCCGCGCCCACAAGGGGGTCACGGTGGAGCTGGCGTACGACGTCGTCTCCGACGTGAACTACTTCGGGACGCTGATGGTGCAGGAGGGGCTGGCCGACGGCATGGTGTCGGGGTCCGTGCACTCGACGGCGGCGACCATCCGCCCGGCCTTCGAGATCATCAAGACCAAGCCGGACGCCGACATCGTCTCGTCCGTCTTCTTCATGTGCCTCGCCGACCGGGTCCTGGTCTACGGCGACTGCGCGGTGAACCCGGACCCGAACGCCGAGCAGCTGGCCGACATCGCCATTCAGTCGGCGGCCACCGCCCAGGGGTTCGGCGTGGAGCCGCGCATCGCGATGCTGTCGTACTCGACGGGTACGTCCGGGACGGGCGCCGACGTCGACAAGGTGCGCGAGGCGACCGAACTGGTGCGCGCGCGGCGGCCCGATCTGAAGATCGAGGGGCCCATCCAGTACGACGCCGCCGTCGAGCCGTCGGTGGCCGCGACCAAGCTGCCGGAGTCGGAAGTGGCGGGGCAGGCAACGGTTCTGATCTTCCCCGACCTCAATACGGGTAACAACACCTACAAGGCCGTGCAGCGCTCGGCCGGCGCGATCGCCGTCGGACCGGTGCTGCAGGGTCTGCGCAAGCCGGTCAACGACCTGTCCCGGGGCGCCCTCGTCCAGGACATCGTCACCACCGTCGCCATCACCGCCATCCAGGCCCAGTCCCCCAGCCAGAAGGTTTCCCAGCAGTGA
- a CDS encoding acetate kinase — protein MTASRILVLNSGSSSVKYQLLDMRDSSRLAVGLVERIGEEGSRLRHTPLGNGGETREWTGPIADHEAALKAVSAELAKDGLGLDSPELAAIGHRVVHGGKHFTEPTVIDDAVLAEIERLIPVAPLHNPANLTGIRTAQHLRPDLPQVAVFDTAFHTTMPESAARYAIDVETADRHRIRRYGFHGTSHAYVSRATAKLLGKDPSEVNVIVLHLGNGASASAVRAGRCVDTSMGLTPLEGLVMGTRSGDLDPAVIFHLARVGEMSIAEIDTLLNKKSGLIGLCGDNDMREIRRRIDEGDETAQLAFDIYIHRLKKYIGAYYAVLGTVDAIAFTAGVGENAAPVREAALAGLEQLGLVVDAELNALRGDEPRLISPAGARVAVAVVPTDEELEIATQTYALVGNA, from the coding sequence GTGACCGCGTCCCGCATCCTCGTCCTGAACTCCGGCTCCTCGTCGGTGAAGTACCAGCTGCTCGACATGCGCGACAGCAGCCGGCTGGCCGTGGGCCTCGTCGAGCGCATCGGCGAGGAGGGCTCGCGGCTCAGGCACACCCCGTTGGGGAACGGCGGCGAGACCCGTGAGTGGACGGGCCCGATCGCCGACCACGAGGCGGCGCTCAAGGCCGTGTCGGCGGAGCTCGCCAAGGACGGCCTCGGGCTCGACTCGCCGGAGCTGGCCGCGATCGGCCACCGGGTGGTGCACGGCGGCAAGCACTTCACCGAGCCGACCGTCATCGACGACGCCGTGCTCGCCGAGATCGAGCGCCTGATACCGGTGGCCCCGCTGCACAACCCGGCCAACCTCACCGGCATCCGCACCGCCCAGCACCTGCGCCCCGACCTGCCCCAGGTCGCCGTCTTCGACACCGCGTTCCACACCACGATGCCGGAGTCGGCCGCCCGCTACGCCATCGACGTGGAGACCGCCGACCGGCACCGGATCCGCCGCTACGGCTTCCACGGCACCTCGCACGCGTACGTCTCCCGGGCGACGGCGAAGCTGCTGGGCAAGGACCCTTCCGAGGTCAATGTGATCGTGCTGCACCTCGGCAACGGAGCCTCCGCGTCCGCCGTGCGGGCCGGTCGTTGCGTGGACACCTCCATGGGGCTGACGCCTTTGGAGGGGCTCGTGATGGGTACGCGCTCCGGTGACCTGGATCCCGCCGTCATCTTCCATTTGGCGCGGGTTGGGGAAATGTCCATCGCGGAAATCGACACTCTTCTCAACAAGAAGAGCGGATTGATCGGCCTGTGCGGCGACAACGACATGCGGGAGATCCGCCGACGTATCGACGAAGGTGACGAGACGGCCCAATTGGCCTTCGACATCTACATTCACCGACTGAAGAAGTACATCGGCGCCTATTACGCGGTGCTCGGCACGGTGGACGCGATCGCGTTCACGGCCGGGGTCGGCGAGAACGCGGCGCCGGTGCGGGAGGCCGCCCTGGCCGGCCTGGAACAACTGGGCCTCGTGGTGGACGCCGAACTGAACGCCCTGCGCGGTGACGAGCCGCGGCTGATCTCCCCCGCCGGCGCGAGGGTGGCGGTCGCCGTGGTTCCGACGGATGAAGAACTGGAGATTGCCACACAGACCTACGCGCTGGTGGGCAACGCCTGA
- the pyk gene encoding pyruvate kinase, with protein MRRSKIVCTLGPAVDSHEQLVALIEAGMNVARFNFSHGTHEDHQGRYERLRAAAEETGRAIGVLADLQGPKIRLETFAEGPVELERGDEFVITTEDVPGDKHICGTTYKGLPGDVDKGDQILINDGNVELKVTEVDSPRVKTIVIEGGVVSDHKGINLPGAAVNVPALSEKDVEDLRFALRMGCDLVALSFVRDANDVQDVHKVMDEVGRRVPVIAKVEKPQAVANMEDVVLAFDAVMVARGDLAVEYPLEKVPMVQKRLIELCRRNAKPVIVATQMMESMITNSRPTRAEASDVANAILDGADAVMLSAESSVGAYPIETVRTMSKIVAAAEQELLAKGLQPLVPGKKPRTQGGSVARAACEIADFLGGKGLVAFTQSGDTARRLCRYRAAQPIVAFTTDESTRNQMTLSWGVEPHVVPFVNSTDEMVDLVDQEIVKLGLFNEGDIVVITAGSPPGVPGTTNMVRVHHLGGGARD; from the coding sequence ATGCGCCGTTCGAAAATCGTCTGTACTCTCGGCCCCGCGGTCGACTCCCACGAGCAGCTTGTCGCGCTGATCGAGGCGGGCATGAATGTGGCCCGCTTCAACTTCAGCCATGGCACGCACGAAGACCACCAGGGGCGGTACGAACGCCTCCGGGCCGCCGCCGAGGAGACCGGCCGCGCCATCGGCGTGCTCGCCGACCTCCAGGGGCCGAAGATCCGCCTGGAGACCTTCGCCGAGGGCCCGGTCGAGCTGGAGCGCGGTGACGAGTTCGTCATCACGACCGAGGACGTCCCGGGTGACAAGCACATCTGCGGGACGACCTACAAGGGTCTGCCCGGCGACGTCGACAAGGGCGACCAGATCCTCATCAACGACGGCAACGTCGAGCTGAAGGTCACCGAGGTCGACAGCCCCCGGGTCAAGACGATCGTGATCGAGGGCGGCGTCGTCTCCGACCACAAGGGCATCAACCTGCCCGGCGCGGCGGTGAACGTGCCGGCCCTGAGCGAGAAGGACGTGGAGGACCTCCGCTTCGCCCTCCGCATGGGCTGCGACCTGGTCGCGCTGTCCTTCGTCCGGGACGCCAACGACGTGCAGGACGTGCACAAGGTCATGGACGAGGTCGGCCGCCGCGTGCCGGTCATCGCCAAGGTGGAGAAGCCGCAGGCGGTCGCCAACATGGAGGACGTCGTGCTGGCGTTCGACGCCGTGATGGTCGCGCGTGGCGACCTGGCCGTCGAGTACCCGCTCGAGAAGGTCCCCATGGTGCAGAAGCGGCTCATCGAGCTGTGCCGCCGCAACGCCAAGCCGGTGATCGTGGCGACCCAGATGATGGAGTCGATGATCACCAACTCCCGCCCGACCCGCGCCGAGGCCTCCGACGTGGCCAACGCCATCCTGGACGGCGCGGACGCGGTCATGCTGTCGGCGGAGTCCAGCGTGGGCGCGTACCCGATCGAGACGGTCAGGACGATGTCGAAGATCGTCGCCGCCGCCGAGCAGGAACTCCTGGCGAAGGGCCTGCAGCCCCTCGTCCCCGGCAAGAAGCCGCGCACCCAGGGTGGTTCGGTCGCCCGCGCCGCCTGCGAGATCGCCGACTTCCTCGGCGGCAAGGGCCTGGTCGCCTTCACCCAGTCCGGCGACACCGCCCGCCGCCTGTGCCGCTATCGCGCCGCCCAGCCGATCGTCGCGTTCACCACGGACGAGTCCACCCGCAACCAGATGACCCTCAGCTGGGGCGTCGAGCCGCACGTGGTCCCGTTCGTCAACAGCACCGACGAGATGGTCGACCTGGTGGACCAGGAGATCGTCAAGCTGGGGCTGTTCAACGAGGGCGACATCGTGGTGATCACGGCGGGGTCGCCGCCTGGGGTGCCGGGGACGACGAACATGGTGCGGGTGCACCATCTTGGGGGCGGGGCGCGGGACTGA
- a CDS encoding DUF6114 domain-containing protein, translating into MSAETSAAPGLVTRRRLQFRAWRGTRPFWAGLFIMIGGFPIMYFPYANITIGHLTLAMSTTAGAGSLIIGVLLVVLGISLWFQKHIRTFAGVAAILLGLVSIPVSNFGGFIVGFLFALVGGAMAVAWAPGEPEAEPAAGGTPATDDAPQAADPDTTILKPVGDGMSGPNDLSGTSPANGANGRHSAG; encoded by the coding sequence ATGAGCGCCGAGACCTCTGCCGCGCCCGGCCTTGTCACCCGCCGGAGGCTGCAGTTCCGCGCCTGGCGGGGCACCAGGCCGTTCTGGGCCGGCCTGTTCATCATGATCGGCGGCTTTCCGATCATGTACTTCCCGTACGCGAACATCACGATCGGCCACCTGACCCTGGCGATGTCCACCACCGCGGGGGCCGGCTCCCTGATCATCGGTGTGCTGCTCGTCGTGCTGGGCATCAGCCTCTGGTTCCAGAAGCACATCCGGACCTTCGCGGGTGTCGCGGCGATTCTGCTGGGCCTGGTGTCCATCCCGGTGTCCAACTTCGGCGGCTTCATCGTCGGTTTCCTGTTCGCCCTCGTGGGCGGCGCGATGGCCGTGGCGTGGGCGCCGGGCGAGCCCGAGGCGGAGCCCGCCGCGGGCGGCACCCCGGCAACGGACGACGCGCCTCAGGCCGCGGACCCGGACACGACGATCCTCAAGCCCGTGGGGGACGGGATGAGCGGGCCGAACGATCTGTCAGGAACGAGCCCGGCGAACGGGGCGAACGGGAGGCACAGTGCCGGCTGA
- a CDS encoding DUF6230 family protein, which translates to MESQVRGGTRWKRFAVVMVPSVAATAAIGVALAQGALAASFSVSGQSFKVTAKELNGTGFSQYGAVDPGTTLSGEKTAHAVAVSAFKSARIEKMCQSVVTPNVPFVGDITLKLTAGDSSDKAKQVHAKNLYIDVEELDADAEFKDINIGVAAGSMKGGPGPGMKGGKEQANPNGFGQEAGSVKLTGVEQTAWATTAGTFKLSGLHMSLHKGKGPGIECY; encoded by the coding sequence ATGGAGTCCCAGGTGCGTGGCGGGACCAGATGGAAGCGGTTCGCTGTGGTCATGGTGCCCAGCGTGGCCGCCACGGCTGCGATAGGTGTCGCCCTCGCGCAGGGCGCTCTTGCCGCGTCGTTCAGTGTGTCGGGGCAGTCGTTCAAGGTCACGGCCAAGGAGCTCAACGGAACGGGCTTCTCCCAGTACGGGGCCGTCGACCCGGGGACCACCCTCTCCGGCGAGAAGACCGCTCACGCGGTGGCGGTCTCGGCGTTCAAGTCGGCGCGCATCGAGAAGATGTGCCAGTCCGTCGTCACTCCGAACGTGCCGTTCGTCGGGGACATCACCCTGAAGCTGACGGCCGGTGACAGCAGCGACAAGGCCAAGCAGGTCCACGCCAAGAACCTGTACATCGACGTCGAGGAACTCGACGCGGACGCAGAGTTCAAGGACATCAACATCGGTGTCGCGGCCGGGTCCATGAAGGGCGGCCCCGGCCCCGGCATGAAGGGTGGCAAGGAGCAGGCCAACCCGAATGGCTTCGGCCAGGAGGCAGGGTCGGTCAAGCTGACCGGCGTGGAGCAGACGGCGTGGGCGACCACCGCCGGAACCTTCAAGCTGAGCGGTCTGCACATGTCGCTGCACAAGGGCAAGGGCCCCGGCATCGAGTGCTACTGA
- a CDS encoding tetratricopeptide repeat protein, producing MQPRNMSMSGVVDLAAVKAAQEAKAKAEQARAEAARQGGGAGAVSPADLVIDVDEAGFEREVLQRSAEVPVVIDFWAEWCEPCKQLSPVLERLAVEYDGRFLLAKIDVDANQMLMQQFGVQGIPAVFAVVAGQALPLFQGAASEAQIRQTLDQLVTVAEQRFGLTGLTVDADADAEPGGAAQAAPTAPAGPYDALLEAAVQALDAGDLGGAVQAYKNVLNEDPANSEAKLGLAQAELLQRVQGADPQQVRKDAAEKPADAQAQIAAADLDLVGGHVEDAFGRLIDTVQRTVGEERNTVRLRLLELFEVVGAEDPRVAAARRALARALF from the coding sequence ATGCAGCCACGGAACATGTCCATGAGCGGAGTCGTCGACCTCGCCGCGGTGAAGGCGGCCCAGGAGGCCAAGGCGAAGGCGGAGCAGGCGCGCGCCGAGGCCGCCCGGCAGGGCGGGGGCGCCGGCGCCGTCTCGCCCGCCGATCTCGTCATCGATGTCGACGAGGCCGGATTCGAGCGTGAAGTCCTTCAGCGCTCCGCCGAGGTACCCGTCGTCATCGACTTCTGGGCCGAGTGGTGCGAGCCCTGCAAGCAGCTCAGCCCGGTCCTCGAACGCCTCGCCGTCGAGTACGACGGCCGCTTCCTCCTCGCCAAGATCGACGTCGACGCCAACCAGATGCTGATGCAGCAGTTCGGCGTGCAGGGCATCCCCGCCGTGTTCGCCGTCGTCGCCGGGCAGGCGCTGCCGCTCTTCCAGGGGGCGGCGAGCGAGGCGCAGATCCGCCAGACGCTCGACCAGCTCGTCACCGTAGCCGAGCAGCGGTTCGGCCTGACCGGTCTGACGGTCGACGCCGACGCCGACGCCGAGCCGGGCGGCGCCGCCCAGGCGGCTCCCACCGCGCCGGCCGGTCCCTACGACGCCCTGCTCGAGGCCGCCGTACAGGCCCTGGACGCGGGCGATTTGGGCGGTGCTGTGCAGGCGTACAAGAACGTATTGAACGAGGACCCCGCGAACTCGGAGGCCAAACTCGGGCTCGCCCAGGCCGAGTTGCTCCAGCGGGTGCAGGGCGCCGATCCGCAGCAGGTGCGCAAGGACGCCGCCGAGAAGCCCGCGGACGCGCAGGCGCAGATCGCCGCGGCCGACCTGGATCTGGTGGGCGGGCATGTCGAGGACGCCTTCGGGCGGCTCATCGACACCGTGCAGCGCACGGTGGGTGAGGAGCGGAACACCGTACGGCTTCGGCTGCTGGAGCTGTTCGAGGTCGTGGGCGCCGAGGATCCGCGGGTGGCGGCGGCGCGCAGGGCGCTGGCGCGCGCCTTGTTCTGA
- a CDS encoding TetR/AcrR family transcriptional regulator: MQSRTAASRPGRPRSAAADAAILAATREALVELGWSKLTLGDVATRAGVAKTTLYRRWSGKNELVVDAVAELFDELRLPDRGTLAADIEGVVLQFAAILARPEARSGLMAVVAESTRDDALRDRIRESIVDRQKRLVLEGRARAQARGELPPEPDASESARTVDLIFDVIAGAVVHRALVSAEPVDAAWARGFTALLLEGLAAAGTA, from the coding sequence ATGCAGAGCCGCACCGCCGCGTCCCGCCCCGGACGCCCGCGCAGCGCCGCCGCGGACGCCGCGATCCTGGCGGCGACGCGGGAGGCGCTGGTCGAACTGGGGTGGTCCAAGCTCACCCTGGGAGACGTGGCCACCCGCGCCGGGGTTGCGAAGACGACGCTCTATCGCCGCTGGTCCGGCAAGAACGAGCTGGTCGTCGACGCGGTGGCCGAGCTCTTCGACGAACTCCGACTGCCCGACCGGGGCACCCTCGCCGCCGACATCGAGGGCGTCGTGCTCCAGTTCGCGGCGATCCTGGCCCGCCCCGAGGCGCGGAGCGGGCTGATGGCGGTGGTGGCGGAGTCGACGAGGGACGACGCCCTGCGCGACCGTATCCGCGAGTCGATCGTGGACCGCCAGAAGCGCCTGGTCCTGGAGGGCCGGGCCAGAGCCCAGGCCCGCGGCGAACTGCCGCCGGAGCCGGACGCGTCGGAGTCGGCGCGCACGGTGGACCTGATCTTCGACGTGATCGCGGGCGCGGTGGTGCACCGGGCCCTGGTGAGCGCGGAGCCTGTGGACGCGGCGTGGGCCCGGGGTTTCACAGCACTTCTGCTGGAGGGCCTGGCGGCGGCCGGGACGGCCTGA